From the genome of Gracilibacillus salitolerans, one region includes:
- a CDS encoding bifunctional aldolase/short-chain dehydrogenase, with product MVQNNWDQSQVAQGDGLESLVYRSNLLGSDRAVVNIGGGNTSSKTMEKDFKGDDIEVMWVKGSGSDLATMKAHNFTGLKLDDIRPLLERDDMSDEEMVTYLAHCMIDAKHPRSSIETLLHAFLPFKQVDHTHPDAIISIACADNGKEIAEEIYGDRFVWVPYIRPGFKLSKMIAEGVRNNPNAELVIMEKHGLVTWGETSRESYNKTIDIINEAEGFINNKLENHTLFGGAKYQSLSEDERQNLFAEVMPIIRGQVSQDKKMLTTYNDNDNVLEFVNSNDAKELSQVGAACPDHLVHTKRVPLFIDWDPQSGDVEDLKSKIKEGLAAYKEDYVAYFERNKNEGDELVETAPRIILIPGLGMVNTGKSWTAANISEQLYHRAIAVMSGSTVLGNFVSLDEAESYGVEYWPLELYKLSLAPPESEFSRQVAFVTGGAGGIGTATTYRLLDEGAHVVIADINLEGAENLANEVNEKYGTNRAFAVKMDVTKEEEVQAAIQASVRKYGGIDILVNNAGLASSSPFEETTMEQWNLNINVLVTGYFLVAREIFKLMKDQEIGGNMVFIGSKNSIYAGKNAAAYSTAKAAEVHLARTIAADGGALGIRVNSVLPDAVIRGSKIWDSSWKKERASSYGIGTDDLEEHYRKRTILNVNILPEDIAESIAFLASTKAAKTTGCMVTVDGGVAAAFTR from the coding sequence GTGGTACAAAACAATTGGGATCAAAGTCAAGTTGCTCAAGGTGATGGTTTAGAATCACTAGTTTATCGTTCCAATCTATTAGGCTCAGATCGTGCCGTCGTAAACATTGGTGGAGGAAACACATCATCTAAAACGATGGAGAAGGATTTTAAAGGGGACGATATTGAAGTAATGTGGGTAAAAGGTAGTGGTTCTGACTTAGCTACGATGAAAGCACATAATTTTACCGGACTCAAATTGGATGATATCCGTCCACTTCTAGAACGTGATGATATGTCTGATGAAGAAATGGTAACATACTTAGCACACTGTATGATTGATGCAAAGCATCCGCGTTCATCTATCGAAACATTATTACATGCTTTTCTACCATTTAAACAAGTTGATCACACTCACCCAGATGCTATTATTAGTATTGCATGTGCAGATAATGGTAAAGAAATCGCAGAAGAAATATATGGAGATCGTTTTGTGTGGGTGCCATATATTCGACCAGGTTTCAAGCTTTCCAAAATGATTGCTGAAGGAGTAAGAAATAACCCTAATGCAGAGTTAGTGATTATGGAAAAACATGGTCTTGTAACATGGGGTGAAACATCCAGGGAAAGTTACAACAAAACGATTGATATTATTAATGAAGCGGAGGGCTTTATTAATAATAAATTGGAAAATCACACGTTATTTGGTGGAGCTAAATATCAATCCTTATCAGAAGACGAAAGACAAAACCTTTTTGCTGAAGTAATGCCAATTATCAGAGGCCAAGTGAGTCAAGACAAAAAGATGTTAACAACATATAATGATAATGATAATGTGTTAGAGTTTGTAAATAGTAATGATGCAAAAGAATTATCACAAGTAGGTGCTGCTTGCCCAGATCACCTTGTCCATACGAAACGCGTACCGCTGTTTATTGATTGGGATCCGCAATCAGGAGATGTAGAAGATTTAAAATCAAAAATCAAAGAAGGTCTTGCAGCTTACAAAGAAGATTATGTTGCATACTTTGAAAGAAATAAAAATGAAGGTGACGAACTGGTAGAAACTGCTCCTCGAATTATTCTAATTCCGGGATTAGGCATGGTGAATACCGGTAAAAGCTGGACAGCGGCAAACATTAGTGAACAACTTTACCATCGTGCAATTGCTGTAATGTCAGGTTCTACTGTATTAGGAAACTTTGTATCGTTAGATGAAGCAGAATCTTATGGTGTGGAATATTGGCCGTTAGAGCTTTACAAGTTAAGTTTAGCTCCGCCAGAATCAGAGTTTTCCCGACAAGTAGCGTTTGTGACAGGTGGTGCAGGAGGTATTGGTACCGCAACAACCTACCGTCTTCTTGATGAAGGTGCACATGTTGTCATTGCTGATATTAACTTGGAAGGTGCGGAAAACCTTGCGAATGAAGTCAACGAAAAGTACGGGACAAATCGTGCATTTGCAGTAAAAATGGACGTAACAAAAGAAGAGGAAGTACAAGCAGCGATTCAAGCTTCCGTAAGAAAATATGGTGGTATCGATATTTTAGTGAATAATGCTGGCCTTGCTAGCTCGAGTCCATTTGAAGAAACGACAATGGAGCAATGGAATTTAAATATCAATGTACTTGTAACAGGTTATTTCTTGGTTGCTCGTGAGATATTCAAACTAATGAAAGACCAAGAAATAGGAGGAAACATGGTATTTATCGGTTCGAAAAATTCGATCTACGCTGGTAAAAATGCTGCAGCATATAGTACAGCAAAAGCGGCAGAAGTACACTTAGCTCGTACAATTGCCGCAGATGGTGGTGCGTTAGGTATCCGAGTTAACTCCGTATTACCAGATGCCGTTATCCGAGGATCTAAGATTTGGGATTCTTCTTGGAAAAAAGAACGTGCGTCTTCCTACGGTATCGGTACAGATGATTTAGAAGAACATTATCGTAAACGTACGATCTTAAATGTGAATATATTACCAGAGGATATTGCTGAATCTATTGCATTCCTTGCATCAACCAAAGCAGCAAAAACAACAGGTTGTATGGTAACAGTAGATGGTGGCGTTGCGGCTGCATTTACTCGATAG
- a CDS encoding (Fe-S)-binding protein, translating to MKVSFFVTCLGDMFYVNAAKSAVELLEHLGCEIDFPKAQTCCGQPAYNSGYHKETLEVAKHLVETFEHAEYVVGISGSCVFMIHEYVHLFEEGSEWQKRAIALKEKTYELTQFIVDVLDVEDVGASYDGVATYHTSCHMTRLLGVKEAPFRLLENVKGLQMIDLPNRHDCCGFGGTFSVKMSDISEQMVDEKVEHIEETQANLLLGADGSCLMNIGGRLSRNGSPVEVKHVAEILNSRGDV from the coding sequence ATGAAAGTATCATTTTTTGTTACATGTTTAGGAGATATGTTTTATGTGAATGCCGCTAAATCTGCAGTGGAGTTATTGGAACATCTCGGCTGTGAGATCGATTTTCCGAAAGCGCAAACATGTTGTGGTCAACCTGCCTATAACAGTGGTTATCATAAAGAAACATTAGAGGTGGCGAAACATTTAGTAGAAACTTTTGAACATGCAGAATATGTCGTAGGAATTTCAGGCTCTTGTGTCTTTATGATTCATGAATATGTTCATTTATTCGAAGAAGGTTCTGAGTGGCAGAAAAGAGCAATCGCTTTGAAAGAAAAAACATATGAGTTAACACAATTTATCGTCGATGTGCTCGATGTGGAAGATGTGGGAGCAAGTTATGACGGTGTAGCTACTTATCATACATCTTGTCATATGACTCGACTATTAGGTGTAAAAGAAGCGCCATTTCGATTATTGGAGAATGTGAAAGGGTTACAAATGATTGATTTACCGAATCGTCATGACTGCTGTGGATTTGGTGGTACATTTTCAGTGAAGATGAGTGACATTTCAGAACAAATGGTCGATGAAAAAGTTGAACATATTGAGGAAACACAGGCGAACCTTTTGTTAGGAGCAGATGGTAGCTGTCTGATGAATATCGGAGGACGTTTGTCGAGGAATGGAAGTCCGGTAGAGGTTAAGCATGTCGCCGAAATTTTGAATAGCAGAGGTGACGTATAA
- a CDS encoding LutB/LldF family L-lactate oxidation iron-sulfur protein produces MPMHIGEKDFKKRVTKGLEDDFMRGAVRSAQGRLQDKRATAADELGDWEDWRTLGSEIRSHTIEHLDFYLHQLSEKVAELGGHVFFAETGEEANEYIQKVAKEKEAKKIAKSKSMVTEEISMNEALEDIGCEVIETDLGEYILQIDDHDPPSHIVAPALHKNKEQIRDVFHEKLDYLKSEKPEELALFAREKLREEFLSADLGITGCNFAVAESGSFALVTNEGNARMVSALPKTQITVMGMERIVPGWEELDIVVSLLTRAAVGQKLTSYITALTGPKQLEEADGPEEFHLVIVDNGRSKILGTEFQEALHCIRCAACINVCPVYRHVGGHAYGSIYPGPIGAVLSPLLSDYDEYKELPYASSLCGACTEVCPVKIPLHEQLIMHRRKIVEDEKKTTLSERVVMRGFEQLVNSANLYRTATKMAPFLTTPFAKNQLITKGPGPLKHWTHARDFPQPANERFRDWFNSREKRGDKNAKR; encoded by the coding sequence ATGCCGATGCATATTGGAGAAAAAGACTTTAAAAAAAGAGTAACAAAAGGATTAGAAGATGACTTTATGCGTGGGGCAGTTCGTTCTGCCCAAGGGAGATTACAAGATAAACGTGCCACAGCAGCTGACGAATTAGGAGACTGGGAAGATTGGCGCACACTTGGTTCAGAAATTCGTAGTCATACGATCGAACACTTAGACTTTTACTTACACCAATTAAGTGAAAAAGTAGCTGAATTAGGCGGGCATGTCTTTTTTGCTGAAACAGGTGAAGAGGCAAATGAATATATTCAAAAAGTAGCTAAAGAAAAAGAAGCAAAAAAAATAGCCAAATCGAAATCGATGGTAACAGAAGAAATTTCAATGAATGAAGCGTTAGAAGATATTGGCTGTGAAGTAATTGAAACAGATTTAGGCGAATATATTTTGCAAATTGATGATCATGATCCACCGTCTCATATTGTGGCACCAGCCCTTCATAAAAATAAAGAACAAATTCGTGATGTCTTTCATGAAAAATTGGATTACTTAAAATCAGAAAAACCAGAAGAACTGGCGTTATTTGCCCGTGAAAAATTACGGGAAGAATTTCTTTCAGCTGACTTAGGTATTACAGGCTGTAACTTTGCTGTTGCAGAATCTGGTTCTTTTGCTTTGGTCACCAATGAAGGTAATGCTCGCATGGTTTCAGCACTGCCGAAAACCCAGATTACCGTAATGGGAATGGAGAGAATTGTCCCAGGATGGGAAGAGCTGGATATTGTTGTTAGTTTATTAACGAGAGCTGCCGTTGGGCAAAAATTAACCAGTTATATTACCGCATTAACTGGTCCTAAACAGTTAGAAGAAGCAGATGGCCCCGAAGAGTTTCATTTAGTTATTGTTGATAACGGGAGATCGAAAATATTGGGTACAGAATTTCAGGAAGCATTACATTGTATTCGTTGTGCAGCATGTATTAATGTATGTCCAGTTTATCGTCATGTTGGTGGGCATGCATATGGATCGATTTATCCAGGTCCAATCGGCGCGGTGCTTTCTCCTTTACTATCGGACTATGATGAATACAAAGAATTACCTTATGCCTCCTCCTTATGCGGAGCATGTACAGAGGTTTGTCCAGTAAAAATACCGCTCCATGAGCAATTGATCATGCACAGAAGAAAAATTGTCGAGGATGAGAAAAAGACAACACTATCAGAGCGTGTGGTGATGCGTGGGTTTGAACAGCTTGTAAATTCAGCTAACCTTTATCGGACAGCAACGAAAATGGCGCCTTTTTTGACGACACCATTTGCTAAAAATCAGCTGATCACTAAAGGCCCGGGACCATTAAAACATTGGACACATGCAAGGGATTTCCCTCAGCCTGCTAATGAACGTTTTCGTGATTGGTTTAACAGTCGTGAGAAGCGAGGTGATAAAAATGCCAAAAGGTAA
- a CDS encoding LutC/YkgG family protein, with product MPKGNIINRDSFLTNIREKIGGIAADKPVRKPEWTVTPQKKVLEGYDRDQLISVLKEQCKEIHTDFYQTRLQDLSEVISNVMKEYDSESIVYSDDSRFENADIEDYLKDLKAFKWNRTDREGSIRIAEKADVGITFSDITLAESGTVVLLNDKGQGRSVSLLPANYIAIIPKSTIVRRMTQATDYIHAQVEKGVDIASCINFITGPSNSADIEMNLVVGVHGPIHAAYIVVDDL from the coding sequence ATGCCAAAAGGTAATATTATCAATCGAGATTCCTTTTTAACAAATATCCGAGAAAAAATCGGAGGTATTGCTGCTGATAAGCCAGTTAGAAAACCTGAATGGACGGTTACCCCACAGAAAAAAGTATTAGAAGGATATGACCGTGATCAATTAATCAGTGTTTTGAAAGAACAGTGTAAAGAAATTCATACTGATTTCTATCAAACGAGATTGCAAGATTTATCCGAAGTGATAAGCAATGTGATGAAGGAATATGATTCAGAATCAATAGTTTATTCAGATGACTCTAGATTTGAAAATGCGGATATAGAAGATTATTTAAAAGACTTAAAAGCTTTTAAGTGGAATCGTACTGACAGGGAAGGATCAATAAGGATAGCGGAAAAAGCAGATGTGGGGATCACATTTAGTGATATCACATTAGCAGAATCAGGAACTGTTGTTCTATTAAATGATAAAGGGCAAGGACGTTCTGTCAGTCTTTTACCGGCCAATTATATTGCAATTATTCCGAAGTCCACGATTGTAAGAAGAATGACTCAGGCCACTGACTATATACATGCGCAAGTAGAAAAAGGGGTAGATATTGCATCTTGTATCAATTTTATTACCGGACCTAGCAATAGTGCCGACATCGAAATGAACCTTGTAGTCGGTGTACACGGACCAATCCACGCTGCCTATATCGTAGTAGACGACCTATAA
- the cysK gene encoding cysteine synthase A, which translates to MNVYQNMTELIGNTPLVKLNRIVPEGAADIYVKLEMFNPSKSVKDRAASNMIVEAEKAGLLKEDSTIIEPTSGNTGIGLAQTCAAKGYHAILVMPDNMTQERINILKAYGAKVVLTPSVEKMPGAIRKAEELVKNIPNSFMPQQFENKANPDIHRQTTALEILEQMKHELDGFVATAGTGGTITGTGEALRQQLHDLHIAVVEPKGSPVLSGGKPGKHKLVGTSPGFVPAILNTSIYDEIIQIGDEDAINTFKRLAAEEGLFVGPSAGAAVFAAIQVAIRLGSGKKVVCIAPDTGERYLSMHLF; encoded by the coding sequence ATGAATGTTTATCAGAATATGACGGAGTTGATTGGAAACACTCCTTTAGTTAAATTAAATCGTATCGTACCTGAGGGTGCTGCAGATATTTATGTGAAGTTAGAAATGTTTAATCCTTCGAAGAGTGTGAAGGATCGTGCTGCATCTAATATGATTGTAGAAGCGGAAAAGGCAGGTTTGTTGAAAGAAGATTCCACTATTATTGAGCCCACAAGTGGAAATACCGGTATCGGACTTGCACAGACTTGCGCAGCAAAAGGCTATCATGCAATTTTGGTAATGCCGGATAATATGACACAGGAACGTATCAATATTTTAAAAGCTTATGGTGCAAAGGTGGTTCTGACACCAAGTGTAGAAAAAATGCCTGGAGCAATTAGAAAAGCAGAAGAATTAGTCAAGAATATACCAAATAGCTTTATGCCGCAACAATTTGAAAATAAGGCAAACCCAGATATTCATCGTCAAACAACAGCTCTTGAAATATTAGAGCAGATGAAACATGAGTTGGATGGCTTTGTCGCCACTGCTGGAACTGGTGGGACCATTACAGGTACTGGTGAAGCATTAAGACAACAACTTCATGATCTACATATAGCTGTCGTGGAGCCAAAAGGTTCACCTGTATTATCTGGTGGTAAACCAGGTAAACACAAACTAGTTGGTACAAGTCCTGGTTTTGTTCCAGCTATCTTAAACACTTCTATTTACGATGAAATTATCCAAATTGGTGATGAAGATGCGATTAACACATTTAAACGTTTAGCAGCAGAAGAAGGACTTTTCGTTGGTCCATCTGCAGGAGCAGCGGTTTTTGCTGCCATTCAAGTAGCAATAAGACTTGGTTCAGGTAAAAAAGTAGTCTGTATTGCTCCAGATACCGGAGAACGATATTTAAGTATGCATTTGTTTTAA
- a CDS encoding alpha/beta hydrolase translates to MKIKEKENVNWEDQFLHQDVPSITPYLIPDNQTAPIILVIPGGGYGHRAYHEGEPVANWLNQNGIHVCVLRYQVAPISEQETIEQAQQAVQLIKRKRKDWGLNDHNQVGVLGFSAGGHLAAVVSNHHIETDGYSSRPDFQILCYPVITMGEFTHEGSKANLLGENPNQPLIDQYSCEKIVHEDTPPAFIWSTANDQSVLSINSIKYAESLQRYQIPYELHIYQDGRHGLGLAEDHPNTMDWKNACLRWLNAYITESEED, encoded by the coding sequence TTGAAAATAAAGGAAAAGGAAAATGTCAATTGGGAAGATCAGTTTTTACATCAAGACGTGCCAAGTATTACACCTTATTTAATACCAGATAATCAAACAGCACCTATTATACTAGTTATACCAGGAGGCGGATACGGTCATCGTGCATATCATGAAGGAGAGCCAGTTGCAAATTGGCTCAATCAAAATGGAATACATGTCTGTGTTTTAAGATACCAAGTTGCACCGATATCAGAACAAGAAACCATTGAACAAGCACAGCAGGCCGTCCAATTAATCAAAAGGAAGAGAAAAGATTGGGGTTTGAACGATCATAATCAAGTAGGCGTGTTAGGTTTTTCAGCTGGTGGGCACCTAGCTGCTGTGGTCAGTAATCATCACATTGAGACAGATGGTTACTCCTCAAGACCTGATTTTCAAATCCTTTGTTATCCAGTAATTACAATGGGAGAGTTCACACATGAGGGCAGTAAAGCGAATTTACTTGGTGAAAATCCAAACCAGCCATTGATTGATCAATATTCTTGTGAGAAAATTGTACATGAAGATACCCCGCCTGCGTTCATCTGGTCGACCGCAAATGACCAATCGGTATTATCAATTAATAGTATAAAATATGCGGAATCATTACAACGGTATCAGATTCCGTATGAGTTACATATTTATCAAGATGGCAGACATGGTTTGGGGCTTGCTGAAGATCATCCCAATACGATGGACTGGAAAAATGCTTGTTTACGTTGGTTAAACGCTTATATAACAGAAAGTGAGGAAGATTAA
- a CDS encoding YaiI/YqxD family protein: MKIYVDADACPVTDIIIEEAKTYQLNVIVVKSYSHFSIKETPQHVTVKYVDDGSDAVDYRIVQMVQRNDLVITQDYGLAALCLEKGCQVMHHVGFIYSKEKINRMLQERHVNAKARKAGVRTKGPKKFTDDQKNSFRMKLRKLLEVH, encoded by the coding sequence ATGAAAATATATGTCGATGCAGATGCTTGTCCGGTGACCGATATTATTATCGAAGAAGCCAAAACCTATCAGCTCAATGTAATAGTAGTAAAAAGTTACAGTCATTTTTCAATAAAAGAAACGCCTCAACATGTAACAGTAAAATATGTTGACGACGGGTCTGATGCAGTTGATTATCGAATCGTACAAATGGTGCAGCGTAATGATTTAGTAATCACCCAAGACTACGGACTTGCAGCACTTTGTTTAGAGAAAGGATGCCAAGTGATGCATCACGTTGGCTTCATTTATTCAAAAGAAAAAATCAACCGAATGTTACAAGAACGGCATGTGAATGCTAAAGCCAGAAAAGCTGGTGTACGAACAAAAGGACCGAAAAAATTCACCGACGACCAAAAAAATAGCTTCCGAATGAAATTACGAAAGCTATTGGAAGTACATTAA
- a CDS encoding M20 family metallopeptidase, with product MKSYLEEQQEQMLKMLEQLVNIDSGSYDKEGVDKIGAVMKQYYQDIDFEVEEVKQAESGNHLIVRKKNVDPSKPTILILTHMDTVFEKGTARERPFSIKGNRAYGPGVIDMKASLVSVYYAINALLENEKESVGQVEILLTSDEEIGSQTSRELIEKHARNKKFALVMEPARKNGAIVSARRGKGLYTLEVIGKAAHSGIEPEKGRSAIEELAYKIIQLYDITDEEEGIHVNVGLIEGGTSVNTVSDHATAQVDVRFRTQEQAEEIKEQIATIMASTEVDGTKVNMKGDINRPPMEKTEQTEKLLRIIKRVGDDLDIFIKDTETGGGSDASFTSVLGIPTVDGLGPVGGRAHRESEYLELDSFIPRTLLLAHVIDELAKS from the coding sequence ATGAAAAGCTATTTAGAAGAACAACAGGAGCAAATGCTGAAAATGTTAGAACAGTTAGTCAATATTGATAGTGGCTCATACGACAAAGAAGGTGTCGATAAAATTGGAGCCGTCATGAAACAATATTATCAAGACATTGATTTTGAAGTGGAGGAAGTGAAACAAGCGGAATCAGGCAATCACTTGATTGTTCGAAAAAAGAATGTGGATCCATCTAAACCAACTATTTTAATTCTTACACACATGGATACTGTGTTTGAAAAGGGAACAGCTAGAGAAAGACCTTTTAGTATAAAAGGGAATCGAGCATATGGTCCAGGTGTCATCGACATGAAAGCAAGTCTTGTTTCTGTATATTATGCGATTAATGCATTACTAGAAAATGAGAAAGAGTCTGTTGGACAGGTGGAAATATTACTAACGAGTGATGAAGAAATAGGTTCCCAAACCTCTAGAGAGCTAATCGAAAAACATGCTCGAAATAAAAAATTTGCATTAGTAATGGAACCAGCCCGCAAAAACGGTGCGATTGTCTCAGCAAGAAGAGGTAAAGGGCTTTACACATTGGAAGTGATCGGGAAAGCAGCTCATTCAGGTATCGAACCTGAAAAAGGAAGAAGTGCTATAGAAGAATTAGCGTATAAAATTATACAGTTGTATGATATTACCGATGAGGAAGAGGGCATTCATGTCAATGTAGGCTTAATTGAAGGTGGAACTTCAGTGAATACAGTTTCTGATCATGCAACAGCTCAAGTGGATGTACGCTTCCGAACACAAGAGCAAGCAGAAGAAATTAAGGAACAAATCGCTACAATTATGGCTAGTACCGAAGTAGACGGGACCAAAGTCAACATGAAAGGAGATATCAATCGCCCTCCAATGGAAAAAACCGAGCAAACAGAAAAATTGTTACGTATTATTAAACGAGTTGGGGACGACCTAGATATTTTTATTAAAGATACAGAAACTGGTGGCGGATCTGATGCTTCATTTACCTCTGTACTAGGCATACCAACAGTAGATGGGCTAGGACCGGTAGGAGGCAGAGCACATCGAGAAAGCGAATATCTCGAATTAGATTCATTCATCCCCCGAACACTTCTTCTAGCACATGTCATCGATGAATTAGCAAAATCATAG
- the dapA gene encoding 4-hydroxy-tetrahydrodipicolinate synthase, with protein MNFGRVLTAMVTPFDQNGEIDYGKTERLINYLLQNGTDALVVTGTTGESPTLSKEEKISLIKFTVKTVNGRVPVIAGTGSNNTRESIELTKKAETIGVDGIMLVAPYYNKPSQEGLYQHFRVIAEATTLPVMLYNIPGRTSVNVNPETIIDLSKIDNIVSVKEASGNLDVMTKIIRKTDQDFSLYSGDDNLTLPAVAIGANGIVSVSSHVVGNEMNEMIAACQNGDILRAQELHQFLLPIMQSLFMAPSPTPVKAALAMNGIDVGGVRLPLVPLNNEEMQLLRHQLHFLQENYYAG; from the coding sequence ATGAACTTTGGACGTGTATTAACAGCGATGGTAACTCCTTTTGATCAAAATGGAGAAATTGATTATGGCAAAACAGAACGATTAATAAACTACTTACTGCAAAATGGAACAGATGCATTAGTTGTAACTGGTACAACTGGTGAATCTCCAACTTTATCAAAAGAAGAAAAAATATCCCTTATTAAATTTACTGTTAAAACCGTTAATGGTCGAGTACCAGTTATTGCGGGAACCGGGTCAAACAACACGCGTGAATCTATCGAGTTGACGAAAAAAGCGGAGACAATTGGTGTAGATGGGATCATGCTTGTGGCACCATATTACAATAAACCTTCACAGGAAGGCTTATATCAACACTTTAGAGTCATTGCAGAAGCTACTACTCTACCTGTGATGTTATATAATATTCCAGGTAGAACGAGTGTTAATGTTAATCCTGAAACCATTATTGATCTTTCTAAAATTGATAATATCGTCTCAGTAAAAGAAGCTAGTGGTAATCTAGATGTAATGACTAAAATTATCCGGAAAACAGACCAGGACTTTTCTCTATATAGCGGTGATGATAACTTAACACTGCCAGCTGTTGCTATTGGAGCAAATGGAATTGTATCTGTCTCTTCACATGTAGTTGGAAACGAAATGAACGAAATGATTGCTGCTTGTCAAAATGGTGATATATTGCGAGCTCAGGAATTACACCAATTCTTGCTACCGATTATGCAATCTTTATTTATGGCACCAAGTCCAACACCGGTAAAAGCAGCTTTAGCTATGAACGGTATAGACGTTGGAGGAGTTCGTTTACCACTAGTACCATTAAATAACGAAGAGATGCAATTATTAAGGCATCAGTTACATTTTCTACAGGAAAATTATTATGCAGGCTAA
- a CDS encoding ECF transporter S component: MKKSLTLTDILITIVIAFIFSVIYKLWGPLYSLVGVFGLHVDQLIYGMWFMAATVAFLIIRKPGIALLAELAAAQGEFLFGGQWGISLLLYGLVQGVGCELVFAMYRYKSYRLYVTCLAAVGATIGSLLLDVFYGYIDSLAAWNLTLLIVNRLIGAILITGVFAYYLVEALDKTGVTKAFRPISQDDYQMLEDEVN, encoded by the coding sequence ATGAAAAAATCTTTAACATTAACCGATATTTTAATTACTATTGTTATTGCCTTTATTTTTAGTGTGATCTATAAGCTTTGGGGTCCATTATACAGTTTAGTAGGAGTGTTTGGTTTACATGTAGACCAGTTAATTTATGGTATGTGGTTTATGGCTGCGACGGTAGCTTTTCTTATTATTCGCAAGCCGGGTATTGCTTTATTAGCAGAACTTGCGGCTGCTCAGGGAGAATTTTTGTTTGGTGGGCAATGGGGCATATCCTTGCTGTTATATGGTCTTGTCCAGGGGGTAGGTTGTGAATTAGTTTTTGCTATGTATCGATATAAAAGTTACCGATTGTATGTAACATGTTTGGCTGCAGTAGGAGCAACAATCGGCTCGCTTTTATTAGATGTCTTTTACGGATATATTGATTCATTAGCCGCTTGGAACCTCACGTTATTAATAGTGAACAGATTAATTGGAGCGATATTAATTACTGGTGTCTTTGCTTATTATTTAGTGGAAGCATTGGACAAAACTGGCGTAACCAAAGCATTTCGTCCAATTTCTCAAGATGATTATCAAATGCTTGAAGATGAGGTAAATTAA